One region of Clostridium sp. Marseille-P299 genomic DNA includes:
- the atpB gene encoding F0F1 ATP synthase subunit A, whose product MRLESILLSAGVTNLDTATKDTGVSFGIDGYLRYKVFGHEVWLTTTHICLLLIMATLIVFAIVANRVIKNADPNKVPGPFLNIIEYLVETFDNMTKTNMGNEHGYKFSNYIGTIFIFILFANISGLFGLRSPTADYGVTLGLGLMTFCIIHYNGFKYQKSKHVTNLFKPIFLSPINIIGEIATPISMSLRLFGNVLSGTVMLGLVYGLLPKALLLVWPSVLHGYFDVFSGAIQTYVFCMLTMVFISQTFE is encoded by the coding sequence GTGAGACTTGAAAGCATTTTGCTTTCTGCTGGGGTGACAAATCTAGATACAGCTACTAAAGATACTGGTGTTTCATTTGGGATAGACGGATATCTTAGGTATAAAGTATTTGGACATGAGGTTTGGCTTACGACGACTCATATTTGTTTATTACTGATTATGGCTACTTTAATTGTATTTGCAATCGTAGCAAATCGTGTAATTAAGAATGCGGATCCCAACAAAGTACCAGGTCCGTTTTTAAACATAATTGAGTACTTAGTAGAGACCTTTGATAATATGACAAAAACTAATATGGGAAATGAGCATGGATATAAGTTTTCAAATTATATTGGTACTATATTTATCTTTATATTGTTTGCTAATATCTCGGGTTTGTTTGGTTTACGTTCTCCAACAGCAGATTATGGTGTAACGTTAGGTTTGGGTTTAATGACATTTTGTATTATTCATTATAATGGATTTAAGTATCAAAAATCGAAGCACGTTACAAACCTGTTTAAGCCTATTTTCTTATCTCCAATTAATATTATTGGGGAAATTGCAACGCCAATTTCAATGTCATTGCGTTTGTTTGGAAATGTGCTCTCAGGAACTGTTATGTTAGGATTGGTGTATGGATTGCTTCCAAAAGCATTATTATTAGTATGGCCATCTGTGCTTCATGGTTATTTTGATGTTTTTTCAGGTGCAATTCAAACCTATGTATTTTGTATGCTAACGATGGTGTTCATATCTCAAACATTTGAATAA
- a CDS encoding ATP synthase subunit I produces MMEQENDGRQTLSELIIGIVILAVIITIVGVFLSTNKFAFVMGMLLGVVVAIIMGVSMYRSLDRSLELDTTSAVGYMKRNVFLRVLLIVGAIAAAIIAAKYISIFGVIIGILCLKLSAYLQPLTHRLFNRIR; encoded by the coding sequence ATGATGGAACAAGAAAACGATGGAAGACAGACACTTTCGGAATTAATTATAGGTATTGTTATTTTGGCGGTCATTATAACTATTGTTGGTGTTTTTCTTAGCACGAATAAATTTGCTTTTGTTATGGGAATGTTATTAGGAGTCGTCGTAGCAATTATTATGGGTGTTAGTATGTATCGCTCTCTTGATAGATCATTAGAGTTGGATACTACCAGCGCGGTAGGATATATGAAAAGGAACGTTTTTTTAAGGGTTCTTTTAATTGTTGGTGCAATAGCAGCAGCAATAATAGCGGCTAAGTATATCAGTATTTTTGGCGTTATTATAGGAATACTTTGTTTAAAGTTATCGGCGTATTTACAGCCGTTAACACATAGATTATTCAATAGAATACGATAA
- a CDS encoding AtpZ/AtpI family protein: MKIDKHIFKSLALINQIGISMLVPIFLSVYIGNKLDQWLLTNYLTIVFLFLGIFAAFRNVYHLTKSFYTKEKMRDSKLHINNTKYSLFTKEKNERKDKAEDEFNKWAKEQQRNSKS; this comes from the coding sequence ATGAAAATAGATAAACATATTTTTAAATCACTTGCCTTAATAAATCAAATCGGTATAAGTATGTTAGTACCTATTTTTCTAAGTGTCTACATAGGAAATAAGTTAGACCAATGGTTATTAACAAATTACCTTACCATCGTCTTTTTATTTCTTGGAATCTTTGCTGCATTTCGCAATGTTTATCATTTGACGAAAAGCTTTTATACAAAAGAAAAAATGAGAGATAGTAAATTGCATATAAATAATACAAAGTATAGTTTATTTACAAAAGAGAAGAATGAAAGAAAAGATAAAGCTGAAGATGAATTTAATAAATGGGCCAAAGAGCAACAAAGAAATAGTAAGAGTTAA
- the rpiB gene encoding ribose 5-phosphate isomerase B yields MIALGCDHGGYELMQEVIKYLEEKKIEYKNFGTDSLTSCDYPVYAKKVANAVVSKECELGILICGTGIGISIAANKVKGVRAALCHDVFSAEATKLHNNANILAMGGRVVGPGLAIKIVDTFLNTPFSNDERHNRRISMIED; encoded by the coding sequence ATGATAGCATTAGGATGTGATCATGGCGGATATGAATTAATGCAAGAGGTAATTAAATATTTAGAAGAGAAGAAGATTGAGTATAAGAACTTTGGGACAGATTCTCTAACTTCTTGTGATTACCCAGTATATGCAAAGAAAGTTGCAAATGCTGTTGTAAGTAAGGAATGCGAATTGGGTATTCTTATCTGTGGAACAGGTATCGGCATCTCCATCGCTGCTAATAAAGTAAAAGGAGTTCGTGCAGCGTTATGTCATGATGTTTTTAGTGCAGAAGCAACAAAACTTCATAATAATGCAAATATTTTAGCTATGGGAGGACGTGTTGTAGGACCTGGACTTGCAATTAAAATTGTAGATACCTTCTTAAATACTCCGTTCTCTAATGATGAAAGACATAATCGTAGAATTTCAATGATTGAAGATTGA
- a CDS encoding arsenate reductase/protein-tyrosine-phosphatase family protein, whose product MGRYERLIFVCTENTTRSPMAEAIYNSMQIGNMIEVLSRGLVVLFPEPMNPKAEVVLNNHELQISEHIAKQFRSHEVDEHTLILTMTMNEKIKIEEEYFVNSNVYTLKEFAGESGDVSDPYGGTLLEYEECFGELLRLVKKAAYRIDKENNE is encoded by the coding sequence ATGGGAAGATATGAGAGGCTCATATTTGTTTGTACAGAAAATACTACAAGAAGCCCAATGGCGGAAGCAATATACAATAGTATGCAAATTGGAAATATGATCGAGGTATTATCAAGAGGATTAGTAGTTTTATTTCCAGAACCAATGAATCCCAAAGCAGAAGTAGTTTTAAACAATCATGAATTGCAAATATCAGAACACATTGCAAAGCAGTTCCGAAGTCATGAAGTTGATGAACATACACTAATTTTAACAATGACCATGAATGAAAAGATTAAAATTGAAGAAGAGTATTTTGTAAACTCAAACGTATATACATTAAAGGAATTTGCGGGTGAATCTGGTGATGTAAGTGACCCCTATGGTGGGACATTGCTTGAATACGAAGAATGTTTTGGTGAACTTTTACGTTTAGTAAAAAAAGCTGCATACAGAATAGATAAAGAAAATAATGAATAA
- a CDS encoding L-threonylcarbamoyladenylate synthase — MKTIIQTMDRKSLNAKDFETAIQLLKEGQLVAFPTETVYGLGGNALDETAAKRIYEAKGRPSDNPLIVHIADIKDLEKLAVDIPEAAYQLANAFWPGPLTMILKKSEIVPLSTSGGLNTVGIRMPSDPIASMLIKESGLYIAAPSANSSGRPSTTKAEHVIEDLSGKISMIIDGGAVDIGLESTIVDLSGEKALILRPGFITREQLMDVIGDVDYDKAVLKREANPNIVAKAPGMKYKHYAPKGELTIYEGDMDKVIAKINEQAREKVLAGESVAILATDETKDHYHNGIVKSIGSRCDEKAIASHLFDVLREFDTLGISYIYSESFADNNLGQAIMNRLLKAAGYHIITV, encoded by the coding sequence GTGAAAACAATAATACAAACGATGGATAGAAAAAGCTTGAATGCTAAGGATTTTGAAACAGCGATTCAATTATTAAAGGAAGGTCAGTTGGTTGCATTTCCAACGGAGACGGTGTATGGTCTAGGCGGTAATGCATTGGATGAAACAGCTGCGAAGCGTATTTATGAAGCCAAAGGTAGGCCTTCTGACAATCCTTTAATCGTTCACATTGCAGATATAAAGGACTTAGAGAAGTTAGCTGTAGATATACCTGAGGCAGCGTATCAATTAGCCAATGCGTTTTGGCCTGGTCCACTTACTATGATCCTTAAAAAAAGTGAAATAGTGCCTCTAAGCACTTCAGGGGGTCTAAATACAGTAGGGATACGTATGCCTTCTGATCCAATTGCATCTATGTTAATAAAAGAATCAGGCTTATATATCGCTGCTCCAAGTGCTAATTCATCAGGTCGGCCAAGCACAACAAAAGCAGAGCATGTAATTGAAGACTTATCGGGAAAGATATCTATGATTATAGATGGAGGGGCTGTTGATATTGGTCTTGAATCAACGATCGTTGATCTTTCTGGTGAGAAAGCCTTGATATTACGCCCTGGTTTTATAACGAGGGAGCAATTAATGGATGTAATCGGAGATGTGGATTACGATAAGGCAGTATTAAAAAGAGAAGCAAATCCGAATATTGTAGCGAAAGCACCAGGAATGAAATATAAGCATTATGCACCAAAAGGTGAATTAACGATCTATGAAGGGGATATGGATAAAGTTATAGCTAAAATTAATGAGCAAGCGAGAGAAAAAGTACTTGCTGGCGAAAGTGTTGCTATTTTAGCTACCGACGAAACAAAAGACCATTACCACAATGGTATCGTAAAGAGTATTGGTTCAAGATGTGATGAAAAAGCGATAGCATCACACTTATTTGATGTTTTACGTGAGTTTGATACACTTGGAATATCATATATATATTCAGAGAGCTTTGCAGATAATAATTTAGGACAAGCAATTATGAATCGCTTGCTAAAAGCAGCAGGATATCATATTATAACAGTATAA
- a CDS encoding N-acetylmuramoyl-L-alanine amidase — protein sequence MKVKHFNIIFCVLIFLAIFLLSERNIKAMKQLFGYEPKEKEYPVVVIDAGHGGFDPGKIGVNKVREKDINLSIAMELKELLEQNDIKVIMTRNSDDGLYSESDSNKKATDLKNRVEIINQTNVVLAISIHQNSFTQESSHGAQVFYYTGSEQGNKLATIMQSQLKKTINDDNHRIEKANDSYYLLKKSNCPIVIVECGFLSNRKEAELLAKEEYQRKLAWAIHLGVLSYMNSINTSTTMN from the coding sequence ATGAAGGTGAAGCATTTTAACATTATTTTCTGCGTATTGATATTCCTTGCAATATTCTTGTTATCAGAACGAAACATAAAAGCGATGAAACAATTATTTGGATATGAACCAAAAGAAAAAGAGTATCCAGTTGTTGTCATAGATGCCGGGCACGGTGGATTTGATCCAGGGAAAATTGGTGTTAATAAAGTACGAGAAAAAGATATAAACTTATCAATTGCCATGGAATTAAAAGAATTATTAGAACAAAATGATATTAAAGTGATTATGACTAGAAATTCAGATGATGGTCTTTATTCTGAATCAGATTCTAATAAAAAGGCTACGGATTTAAAAAATCGGGTAGAAATTATCAATCAAACAAATGTTGTGCTTGCAATTAGCATACACCAAAATAGTTTCACCCAAGAATCTAGCCATGGTGCACAGGTATTTTATTATACAGGTTCAGAGCAAGGAAACAAATTAGCAACAATAATGCAATCTCAACTAAAGAAAACAATTAACGATGACAATCACAGAATTGAGAAAGCAAACGATAGTTATTATCTATTAAAGAAATCAAATTGTCCGATTGTTATTGTAGAGTGTGGATTTCTTTCTAACCGTAAGGAGGCTGAACTTCTTGCGAAAGAGGAGTATCAAAGAAAACTTGCATGGGCAATACATTTAGGTGTGTTAAGTTATATGAATTCAATTAATACTAGTACTACAATGAATTGA
- a CDS encoding glycosyl hydrolase family 18 protein codes for MDKKARQAIFGTTTVILVILVIVAVALIKKYTPNKEYLELSEYYTVPEDEAMLILDDSVYEKNAKIIDGTIYIDLDTITDKFNHRFYWDAKENYLIYTTPTEIIKTELGSKDYYVNKPKSSENYVIVKMIENQVYVALDFVEKYSDITYTYYEEPARVMVWCTWGDYLYADVTKDAKVRSGASIKTPILSDVKVGDQLLLIDAGGSGAKGFTKVMTKDGVRGFIQNKYVSDSYYETKKSEKTFPEYTNLSKDYTINLVWHQVTNMQANDNMGSLLEKTKNVTTISPTWFRVNSEEGTISSLLSESYIEKAHNMGIEVWALVDNFDTSVNSYNLLSSTSNRERLINELIAQAIKYNLDGLNIDFESLTQETGPHYIQFLRELSVKCRTNQIILSVDNYVPAPYSKFYDREEQGKILDYVIIMAYDEHHGNSEEAGSVASIGFVNDAINNTLAMVPAEKIIMAVPFYTRLWKESVELGENVLTSEALGMDTIDAKLKENDVTPVWDESTGQYYAEYQKDDATYKVWLEEDESLEKKLKLISDANLAGVASWRLGFERASVWNVIQKYVN; via the coding sequence ATGGATAAGAAAGCAAGACAGGCAATCTTTGGAACTACAACGGTGATTCTAGTTATTCTAGTAATTGTAGCTGTGGCTTTAATAAAAAAGTATACACCGAATAAGGAATATTTGGAGTTGTCGGAATACTATACAGTTCCGGAAGATGAGGCAATGTTAATACTAGATGATTCTGTCTATGAGAAGAACGCAAAAATTATTGACGGAACAATATACATTGACTTAGATACCATTACGGACAAATTTAATCATCGATTTTATTGGGACGCAAAAGAAAATTATTTAATCTATACAACGCCAACCGAAATAATTAAAACAGAACTTGGTAGTAAGGATTATTATGTGAACAAACCAAAGAGTTCTGAAAACTATGTCATTGTAAAGATGATAGAGAATCAGGTTTATGTAGCTTTAGATTTTGTGGAAAAGTATTCAGATATTACTTACACATATTATGAAGAGCCAGCTAGGGTAATGGTTTGGTGTACATGGGGAGATTATTTATATGCTGATGTCACAAAAGATGCAAAGGTAAGATCAGGTGCAAGTATTAAGACACCAATTCTTAGTGATGTGAAAGTAGGAGATCAATTATTATTAATTGATGCTGGTGGCAGTGGAGCCAAAGGCTTTACAAAAGTTATGACAAAAGACGGAGTTAGAGGATTTATACAGAACAAATACGTTAGTGACTCTTACTATGAAACTAAAAAAAGTGAAAAAACTTTTCCTGAATATACAAATTTATCGAAGGATTATACCATTAATCTCGTTTGGCATCAAGTAACTAACATGCAAGCAAATGATAATATGGGTTCCTTATTGGAAAAAACAAAGAATGTTACAACGATTTCTCCAACTTGGTTTCGAGTAAATAGTGAGGAAGGAACAATATCTTCTTTACTAAGTGAAAGTTATATTGAAAAAGCTCATAATATGGGAATTGAAGTTTGGGCACTCGTTGATAATTTTGATACATCGGTGAATAGCTATAACTTGCTATCAAGTACATCAAATCGTGAGCGTTTAATTAACGAATTGATAGCACAGGCTATAAAATATAACCTAGATGGTCTTAATATAGACTTTGAGAGTTTAACACAAGAGACTGGTCCGCATTATATACAATTTTTGCGCGAATTATCTGTAAAGTGTAGAACAAATCAAATTATTTTATCTGTGGATAATTATGTACCAGCTCCTTATTCTAAGTTTTACGATAGAGAAGAACAAGGTAAAATTCTGGATTATGTAATTATCATGGCTTACGATGAGCATCATGGAAATTCTGAAGAAGCGGGTTCAGTGGCATCCATCGGGTTTGTAAATGATGCAATTAATAATACTCTTGCTATGGTTCCAGCAGAGAAGATTATTATGGCTGTTCCTTTTTATACAAGACTATGGAAGGAATCTGTAGAACTTGGTGAAAACGTATTAACTTCAGAAGCTCTTGGTATGGATACTATTGATGCTAAGTTAAAAGAAAATGATGTAACACCTGTTTGGGATGAGTCAACTGGACAATACTATGCGGAATATCAAAAAGATGATGCTACGTATAAGGTTTGGTTAGAAGAAGACGAATCTTTAGAGAAAAAGCTTAAATTAATTAGTGATGCTAACCTTGCAGGAGTAGCTAGTTGGCGATTAGGATTTGAAAGAGCAAGTGTTTGGAATGTTATTCAAAAATATGTGAATTAA
- a CDS encoding serine/threonine-protein kinase, translated as MSEQILFEKYQVLKVISNSEYSTVYLAVHIKLQCNRIIKQIYKSSPCYLQLIGEAKIMKLLKHPCIPQIFDIEEDETSFYIVEQYMEGESLKRICQIRKLQEKTILSYAIQICDLLSYLHTREQVILYLDLKPENILIHNEQVYLVDFGSSNYRKEERDYGFGTPWFASPEQYLSKNVDERADIYGIGMLLYYMILGKEYAIEKGKNIDFSDSCSKELKRVVNRCLKLQAFQRYTSIIELQKSLSGIHIKLKNSKDTEHITTIAIAGSQHRIGVTHVALQMANFLKQNRRASLYLECNDSLALSAIARRETMKSYREEGYLLYQVPCCHSDLMKDIKLNTQYKFIIKDYGVLSNENYHKFYKEDYQMVVMGAKDWELDASEQCIQLCKRKDNVYYLFNFISASDFRNVINNMKSKKCYRIPFEPQLILSNKSGVMETFFLHLLEDILRG; from the coding sequence ATGAGTGAACAAATTTTATTTGAAAAGTATCAGGTATTAAAAGTTATAAGCAATAGTGAATATAGTACAGTATATTTAGCTGTGCACATTAAGTTACAGTGTAATCGTATAATCAAGCAAATCTATAAGTCATCTCCTTGCTACTTGCAATTGATTGGAGAGGCTAAAATCATGAAACTTCTAAAGCATCCTTGTATACCTCAAATATTTGATATAGAGGAAGATGAAACTTCTTTTTATATCGTAGAACAATATATGGAAGGCGAGTCTTTAAAACGTATTTGTCAAATACGGAAACTTCAAGAAAAAACAATTCTATCCTATGCAATACAAATCTGTGATTTACTCAGTTACTTACATACAAGAGAGCAAGTCATTCTTTATCTAGATTTAAAACCAGAAAATATTTTAATACATAATGAGCAAGTATACTTAGTTGATTTTGGTAGCTCGAATTATCGAAAAGAAGAACGTGATTACGGCTTTGGAACTCCGTGGTTTGCTTCTCCTGAGCAGTATTTATCAAAAAATGTCGATGAACGAGCAGATATTTATGGAATCGGTATGTTGCTCTACTACATGATTTTAGGGAAAGAATATGCAATAGAAAAAGGAAAGAATATCGATTTTTCAGACTCTTGTAGTAAGGAATTAAAACGTGTTGTAAACCGATGTCTTAAATTGCAAGCATTCCAAAGGTATACCTCTATCATAGAACTACAAAAGAGTTTGTCTGGAATTCATATTAAGCTTAAAAATAGTAAAGATACAGAACATATTACAACGATTGCTATTGCTGGTTCTCAACATCGTATTGGAGTTACACATGTAGCGTTACAAATGGCGAACTTCTTAAAGCAAAACAGAAGAGCTAGTTTATACCTTGAGTGTAATGATTCTCTTGCTTTATCTGCAATCGCAAGAAGAGAAACTATGAAAAGCTATAGAGAGGAGGGATATTTGCTATATCAAGTCCCATGTTGCCATTCTGATTTGATGAAAGACATAAAATTAAACACTCAATATAAATTTATAATAAAAGATTATGGTGTTTTATCAAATGAAAATTATCATAAGTTTTATAAAGAGGACTATCAAATGGTTGTCATGGGCGCAAAAGACTGGGAACTAGATGCCTCAGAGCAATGTATTCAATTATGTAAGAGAAAGGATAATGTTTATTATCTATTTAATTTTATAAGTGCTTCTGATTTTCGAAATGTTATAAATAATATGAAAAGTAAAAAGTGTTATAGAATACCATTTGAACCACAATTGATTTTAAGCAATAAATCTGGGGTAATGGAGACATTTTTCTTACATTTGTTAGAGGATATTCTTAGGGGTTAG
- a CDS encoding adaptor protein MecA: protein MKIEKISDTQIRCTLNKEDLVDRELRISELAYGSEKAKQLFRDMMQQASYEFGFEADDIPLMIEAIPVSAECLILVITKVEDPDELDTRFSNFTPYADKDETIEEAEDDDAYADEILNCFEQIGELLGNRDPKEANRTNKDNKSKNKSNDATEDATKSPVNIAPNLSKTFTFRSLEEVISLSRIIAPFYHGINTLYKNPTNSKYYLVVQISDHTPEEFNKVCNIISEFGRTEHVNYASVSYYEEHFDKIVDKNAIQVLYKL from the coding sequence ATGAAAATTGAAAAAATTAGCGACACGCAAATACGCTGTACACTAAATAAAGAAGATCTAGTTGATCGTGAATTACGTATTAGTGAATTAGCATATGGTAGCGAGAAAGCAAAGCAGCTTTTTCGAGATATGATGCAGCAAGCATCGTATGAATTTGGGTTTGAAGCGGATGATATACCACTTATGATTGAGGCAATTCCTGTTTCAGCAGAGTGCCTAATACTAGTAATAACAAAAGTAGAAGACCCAGATGAGTTAGACACCCGTTTTTCAAATTTTACACCATATGCAGATAAAGATGAAACAATTGAAGAGGCTGAGGATGATGATGCCTATGCTGATGAGATATTAAATTGCTTTGAACAAATTGGAGAATTACTTGGGAATCGCGATCCAAAAGAAGCGAATCGTACCAATAAAGATAATAAATCAAAAAATAAATCAAACGATGCTACAGAAGACGCTACAAAATCCCCAGTAAATATTGCTCCTAATTTAAGCAAAACTTTTACATTCCGCTCTTTAGAGGAAGTAATTTCATTATCCAGAATCATAGCTCCATTCTATCATGGTATCAATACATTATATAAAAATCCTACAAATTCAAAATATTATTTGGTCGTTCAAATTTCTGACCATACACCAGAAGAATTTAATAAGGTTTGCAATATAATCTCTGAATTTGGTAGAACCGAGCATGTGAATTATGCTAGTGTCTCTTATTATGAAGAACATTTTGATAAGATTGTTGATAAGAATGCAATACAAGTTTTATATAAACTTTAA
- a CDS encoding DUF1858 domain-containing protein, whose product MISKDMTIAEIIQTDQNIIPILLDSGMHCIGCPSAQGESLEEACMVHGIEVEDLVNQINGYLSAE is encoded by the coding sequence ATGATTAGCAAAGACATGACAATTGCTGAAATTATTCAAACAGATCAAAATATAATACCTATATTACTAGATTCTGGCATGCACTGTATTGGATGTCCATCCGCTCAAGGAGAATCCTTGGAGGAAGCTTGTATGGTTCATGGAATAGAAGTAGAAGATTTAGTGAATCAAATCAATGGTTATCTTAGTGCTGAATAA
- a CDS encoding DUF362 domain-containing protein, with amino-acid sequence MAYVITDSCISCGACASECPASAISEGASHYEIDADACLDCGACAATCPTGAIEG; translated from the coding sequence ATGGCATACGTAATTACTGACAGTTGTATTAGCTGTGGCGCTTGTGCAAGTGAATGCCCTGCTAGCGCTATCTCTGAAGGTGCTAGCCACTACGAAATCGATGCAGATGCTTGTTTAGATTGCGGCGCTTGTGCAGCAACTTGCCCAACAGGTGCAATCGAAGGTTAA
- a CDS encoding MerR family transcriptional regulator, protein MQEKRYIISDASKMIDVADHVLRYWEKELEVDVPRNELDHRYYNEGHIELFKSVKALKDKGFQLKAIKLLLPEIKKVEALDATRLNQLRDKLEIAMGLDGVETKEKELDEDAISIKNEDDLKGEDKAVDQGETLEQEHGQHFDLVKKNSTYVEENEEDKLGQFRNIMCNIMKGAMQESNEQLSVKISEKVTDSVIKELDYRLKVREEKEEERFKQLDRTIREYQLQRQQVAATKEVGSYKKKESKFFKKNKVRI, encoded by the coding sequence ATGCAGGAGAAAAGATATATTATATCTGATGCTTCGAAAATGATAGATGTAGCAGATCATGTTCTTCGATATTGGGAGAAAGAGCTAGAGGTTGACGTTCCACGAAACGAATTAGATCACCGCTATTATAATGAAGGGCATATCGAACTCTTTAAATCTGTTAAGGCATTGAAGGACAAGGGATTTCAATTAAAAGCAATTAAGTTGTTACTACCTGAAATTAAAAAAGTAGAGGCATTAGATGCTACGCGTCTAAATCAGCTAAGGGACAAGCTTGAGATTGCAATGGGCCTTGATGGTGTTGAAACAAAGGAGAAAGAGCTTGATGAAGATGCAATAAGCATTAAAAATGAGGATGATTTAAAAGGAGAAGATAAAGCAGTGGATCAAGGCGAGACTTTGGAGCAAGAGCACGGACAACATTTTGATTTGGTAAAGAAGAATTCTACCTATGTTGAAGAAAATGAAGAAGATAAGTTAGGACAATTCAGAAATATTATGTGTAATATTATGAAGGGTGCGATGCAAGAAAGTAATGAGCAATTATCGGTAAAAATCAGTGAAAAAGTAACGGACTCTGTGATTAAAGAATTGGACTATCGATTAAAAGTACGTGAAGAAAAAGAAGAAGAAAGATTTAAACAATTAGATCGGACAATTCGTGAATATCAACTTCAAAGACAACAAGTTGCGGCTACAAAAGAAGTAGGAAGTTATAAAAAGAAAGAGAGTAAGTTCTTTAAGAAAAACAAAGTTAGAATTTAA
- the dnaB gene encoding replicative DNA helicase, whose product MDEAFIKKILPHSPEAEQSVIGSMIMDRDAIIAASEIITGEDFYQHQYAVLYDAMIELFQEGKPVDLVTLQNKLKEKEVPPELCSLEFISDLIRAVPTSANVRYYANIVSEKALLRRLIKVTEGIANTCYLDKEKVDVVLEQTEKQVFDIVQNRSTGDFVSIKDIVIKSLDSIEAASKNKGSVTGIATGFYDLDYKMAGLQPSDLILVAARPSMGKTAFVLNIAEHVAVKSHITTAIFSLEMSKNQLVNRILSMNSKVDSQAIRSGELNDEDWAKLMESARTIGESGLIIDDTPGISITELRSKCRKFKLEHNLGLIIIDYLQLMSGGKKSESRQQEISEISRSLKALAREVNCPVIALSQLSRAVEQRPDKRPMLSDLRESGAIEQDADVVMFIYRDDYYNHDSEEAGISEIIIGKQRNGPTGTVKLAWLSQFTKFANLER is encoded by the coding sequence ATGGATGAGGCATTTATCAAAAAAATACTACCACATAGTCCAGAAGCAGAACAATCCGTAATTGGTTCCATGATTATGGACCGTGATGCTATCATCGCTGCCTCTGAAATTATAACTGGAGAAGATTTTTATCAACATCAATATGCAGTGCTATATGATGCAATGATAGAATTGTTTCAAGAAGGAAAGCCTGTGGATTTGGTTACCTTACAGAATAAATTAAAGGAAAAAGAAGTTCCACCAGAGCTATGTAGCCTTGAATTTATTAGTGATTTAATCCGTGCAGTGCCAACCTCTGCCAATGTTCGATATTATGCGAATATTGTAAGTGAAAAGGCGTTATTACGAAGATTAATTAAGGTTACCGAAGGAATTGCAAACACTTGTTACTTAGATAAAGAAAAAGTGGATGTAGTTTTAGAACAGACAGAAAAACAAGTATTTGATATTGTTCAAAATCGTAGTACTGGTGATTTTGTAAGTATTAAAGATATCGTAATTAAATCCCTTGATAGTATCGAAGCCGCTTCTAAAAATAAAGGAAGTGTTACTGGTATTGCTACTGGATTTTATGACTTAGATTATAAGATGGCTGGATTACAGCCTTCCGATTTAATATTAGTTGCAGCAAGACCATCTATGGGTAAGACAGCTTTCGTGTTAAATATAGCAGAGCATGTTGCGGTAAAATCACATATTACAACGGCTATATTTAGTCTGGAAATGTCAAAGAATCAGCTGGTGAACCGTATTTTATCAATGAATTCTAAGGTTGATTCCCAAGCAATTCGTAGTGGTGAGTTAAATGACGAAGACTGGGCGAAACTGATGGAAAGTGCGAGAACGATTGGAGAATCTGGTCTAATTATTGATGATACACCTGGTATTTCTATTACAGAGTTACGTTCTAAGTGTAGAAAATTTAAGCTAGAACATAATTTAGGCCTAATTATCATTGACTACTTACAGTTGATGTCAGGTGGTAAGAAATCTGAATCAAGACAACAAGAAATCTCTGAAATCTCTCGTTCTTTAAAAGCTCTTGCAAGAGAGGTTAATTGTCCTGTTATTGCATTATCACAGTTAAGCCGTGCGGTTGAACAAAGACCAGACAAGCGTCCGATGCTCTCTGACCTTCGTGAGTCTGGTGCGATCGAGCAGGATGCCGATGTTGTTATGTTTATATATCGTGATGATTATTACAATCATGATTCGGAAGAGGCAGGTATTTCTGAAATCATTATTGGTAAGCAAAGAAATGGTCCAACAGGTACTGTTAAACTTGCTTGGTTATCACAATTCACAAAGTTTGCAAATTTAGAGAGATAA